From the genome of Gorilla gorilla gorilla isolate KB3781 chromosome 4, NHGRI_mGorGor1-v2.1_pri, whole genome shotgun sequence, one region includes:
- the NUDT12 gene encoding NAD-capped RNA hydrolase NUDT12: MSSVKRSPKQEIVTQFHRSAAEGDTAKLTGILSHSPSLLNETSENGWTALMYAARNGHPEIVQFLLEKGCDRSIVNKSRQTALDIAVFWGYKHIANLLATAKGGKKPWFLTNEVEECENYFSKTLLDRKSEKRNNSDWLLAKESHPATVFILFSDLNPLVTLGGNKESFQQPEVRLCQLNYTDIKDYLAQPEKITLIFLGVELEIKDKLLNYAGEVPREEEDGLVAWFALGIDPIAAEEFKQRHENCYFLHPPMPALLQLKEKEAGVVAQARSVLAWHSRYKFCPTCGNATKIEEGGYKRLCLKEDCPSLNGVHNTSYPRVDPVVIMQVIHPDGTKCLLGRQKRFPPGMFTCLAGFIEPGETIEDAVRREVEEESGVKVGHVQYVACQPWPMPSSLMIGCLALAVSTEIKVDKNEIEDARWFTREQVLDVLTKGKQQAFFVPPSRAIAHQLIKHWIRINPNL, translated from the exons ATGTCTTCTGTAAAAAGAAGTCCAAAGCAAGAAATAGTTACTCAGTTTCATCGTTCGGCTGCTGAAGGAGATACTGCCAAGTTAACAGGAATACTCAGTCATTCTCCATCTCTTCTCAATGAAACTTCTGAAAATGGCTGGACTGCTTTAATGTATGCGGCAAGGAATGGGCACCCAGAGATTGTCCAATTTCTGCTTGAGAAAGG GTGTGACAGATCAATTGTCAATAAATCAAGGCAGACTGCACTGGATATTGCTGTATTTTGGGGTTATAAGCATATAGCTAATTTACTAGCTACTGCTAAAGGTGGGAAGAAGCCTTGGTTCCTAACGAATGAAGTGGAAgaatgtgaaaattattttagcaAAACACTACTGGACCggaaaagtgaaaagagaaataattctgACTGGCTGCTAGCTAAAGAAAGCCATCCAGCCacagtttttattcttttctcagaTTTAAATCCCTTGGTTACTTTAGGTGGCAATAAAGAAAGTTTCCAACAGCCAGAAGTTAGGCTTTGTCAGCTGAACTACACAGATATAAAGGATTATTTGGCCCAGCCTGAGAAGATCACCTTGATTTTTCTTGGAGTAGAACTTGAAATAAAAGACAAGCTACTTAATTATGCTGGTGAAGTCCCGAGAGAGGAGGAAGATGGATTGGTTGCCTGGTTTGCTCTAGGTATAGATCCTATTGCTGCTGAAGAATTCAAGCAAAGACATGAAAATTGTTACTTTCTTCATCCTCCTATGCCAGCCCTTCTgcaactgaaagaaaaagaagctg ggGTTGTAGCTCAAGCAAGATCTGTTCTTGCCTGGCACAGTCGATACAAGTTTTGCCCAACCTGTGGAAATGCAACTAAAATTGAAGAAGGTGGCTATAAGAGACTATGTTTAAAAGAAGACTGTCCTAGTCTCAATGGCGTCCATAATACCTCATACCCAAGAGTTG atcCAGTAGTAATCATGCAAGTTATTCATCCAGATGGGACCAAATGCCTTTTAGGCAGGCAGAAAAGATTTCCCCCAGGCATGTTTACTTGCCTTGCTGGATTTATTGAGCCTG GAGAGACAATAGAAGATGCTGTTAGGAGAGAAGTAGAAGAGGAAAGTGGAGTCAAAGTTGGCCATGTTCAGTATGTCGCTTGTCAACCATGGCCAATGCCTTCCTCCTTAATGATTGGTTGCTTAGCTCTGGCAGTGTCTACAGAAATTAAAGTTGACAAGAATGAAATAGAGGATGCCCGCTGGTTCACTAGAGAACAG GTCCTGGATGTTCTGACCAAAGGGAAGCAGCAGGCATTCTTTGTGCCACCAAGCCGAGCTATTGCACATCAATTAATCAAACACTGGATTAGAATAAATCCTAATCTCTAA